CGATGCCTTCGGTCTGCACGACGACGTGCGGGGACGGCGTCGTGGCCGGTACGGAGGCGTGCGACGACGGCGACACGATGGGCGGCGACGGCTGCTCTGCGACGTGCACCGTGGAGTCGGGCTACATGTGCACGGGCACGATGCCGTCGGTCTGCGACGAGGTCTGTGGCGACGCGATGGTCGTCGGGTCCGAGACCTGCGACGGCGCGGTCGGCATCACGGACTGCGCAACGGACTGTCCTGCCACCACGATGGGGACCGTCAGCTGCAGCCCCACGACCTGCACGTTCGACTGCAGCATGTGCATGTGATGCACGCGGGGGTTCACTGCATGTGGCGGTGAATCCCCGTGGGCGGCACGTGCCGCAGGCGGATGCGCAGGGCGCGGGCGAACATGATCTGCGTCGCGGCGCTGAGGCCGGTGCGGAAGCTCTCGTCGGCGTCGACGATGGCGCGGAGCAGGAAGCTCGCGGTGCCGACGTCGAACGACGCCCAGCCGAGCACGCCGGTGGCGCCGCTCGGCAGGCGCGTCGTCTCGAACTGCCAGCGGCCGCCTTCGAGCGCACCGCCGGTGGCCTCGAGCTCCACCAGGCGCGCCTCGGTCTCCCGCAGGACCATCGCGCCGCCGGTGCCGATGATGGGGAGGTCGACGCGCCAGTCGAAGCACGTCCCCTCCTCGGTCTGTTCGCGGATCGTCGCGCTGCTGCCCTGGATCAGCGCCTGCGCGAACGCCACCGGGTTCAGCATGATCTCTCGGACCTGCGCCTCGGTGCGGTTGTAGCGCGTGAGCACCGCGGCCTGCCGCATCTCGGCGCCGCGCGCCTCGACCAGCAGCACGTCGCCGCGCCGCAGCATCGGCTCGAACACGTCGACGTCGAGGGCCGGCCGGTGGATGCCTTCGCCCAGCGCGGGCGCCGCCCACCCCGCCGCGTCCTCGGCCGCCTCCTGCACCCGGAGCAGCATGCCGAAGCTCATCGCGAGGTTGATCGAGCGGCTCAACGCGGCGTTCTGCAGCTGACGGGTCACCGGGTTGGCGCCGCGGATGTCCATGCGGGTCGAGAGCAGCAGCAGGCTCTCGCCCGGCCCTCGCGGGAGCACGCGCCACACCTCCCGACCGTGCCCGAGGTCGCCCTCGGTCCGCTCGATCACGATCCGGAAGCCGCGGCGCTCCTGCCCGGGGCGCGGCCGGTACACGGTGATCATCGCGTCGCCGCCGAGGGTGAAGACGCTCGTCCGCCACCGCCACGAGAAGCCGCGCGTCTGGCCCGTCGCTTCGCGCATCGTCACCGCGCTGAGGGCCGGCATCAGCTCCGGGTAGCGGGTCGGCTCGGACAGCAGGGCCGCCACCTCGCTCGCCGGCGCGTGGACCCGCGCGGCCAGATGGATGCCGGGCAGGAGCTCTCCCTCGCGCTGCTCGACCAGGCCGAAGATGCGCTGGTCGAGCAGGGGCTCGACGTGACGCAGGTCGGCGCGGGAGAGGCCGCGGAGCGGCGCCTCGAGCGCGTCGTGCGCGGGGCGGCTCTCCTGGGCCGACGCGAGGCTCGAGAAAAGAAGGGTGAAGACCAGGCTGAGGCGAAGCACGACCTCTGTGACGCGCCGCTTCGCGAGAATAGTCATTCGGCCCCGCGTCGGCCTTTGTCAGGCCCCGGGATGCAGTGCTATGCCCGGCTCATGAAGATCTTCATCGACACCGCGGACGTGGCCGAGATCAAGGACGCCGTCGCCATGGGCGTCATCGACGGCGTGACGACCAACCCCTCCCTCGTCGCCAAGGAGGGCCGCTCCTACGAGGCGGTGGTCAAGGAGATCTGCGAGATCGTCGACGGCCCGATCAGCGCCGAGGTCATCGCCACCGACACCGACGGCATCCTGTCCGAGGGTCGCGCGATCGCGGCCTGGCACCCCAACGTCGTGGTGAAGGTCCCGCTCATCCCGGATGGCCTCAAGGCGGTCCGCGTGTTCACGGAGGAGGGGATCAAGACCAACGTCACCCTCTGCTTCAGCGCCAGCCAGGGCATGCTCGCCGCGAAGGCGGGCGCGACCTACATCAGCCCCTTCCTCGGCCGCATCGACGACATCAGCTGGGACGGCATGGAGCTCATCGGTCAGCTCCGGCAGATCTACGACAACTACGGCTTCGACACCGAGATCCTCGCCGCGTCGATCCGCCACCCCAAGCACGTCGTGGACTGCGCGCTCCTCGGCGCGGACGTCGGCACGATGCCGCACAAGGTCATCCTCCAGCTCGCGAAGCACCCGCTGACGGACATCGGCCTCGAGAAGTTCCTGCAGGACGCCGCGAAGATCCCGAAGTCCTGAGGCCGTGAAGCGACTCCTCCTCAGCGTCGGGCTCTCGCTCGCGTTCGTCGGCGCCATCTCGAGCGCCGCGGCCGCCCAGGACGGCCCGGCCGGCGCGCTCCAGGGCAGCTTCCTCGCCTCGCCCGAGGGCGATCTCGGCGGCGCGCTGGGCGTCGACCTGTGGGTGCCGATCGAGTCGCTCCGGCTCGGCGGCTTCTTCGGGGTCGGCGCGGTGCCGACCGAAGAGGACGCCCGCAACCGCGTCTTCATGCCCGTCGGCGCCTCCGTCGCGCTCGAGCTGCTCGGGGACGACGTCGGGGTGAGCCTGCGCTCGCGCGGCGGCATCTGGGGCGGCGCCACGCAGGAGGAGAAGCTCACGGCGGGCGGATTCGTCGGCGGCGGCGCGTGGTTTCTGTATCATCTCGGCGCGGGCGTGACGCTGAGCGTGGGGCTCGAGGTCTGGGGGCTGTTCGGCGCGGGCGAGACCGCGCTCTTCGCGCCCGGCGCCGGTCTCACCTGGAACCCCGCGTTCGAATCCGCCGCCGACCCAGAATGAGCGAAGACGTCGACCTTCTCGGCCCGACACCCACCGTCGACGTGGAGGTGGTCGAGGACCACACGCTGGGCGAGGGCGGGTTCCTGCGGCTGAGGCGGCTGACGCTCCAGAACCGCTGGCCCGACGGGCACCGCAGCGCGCCGTACCGCTACGACCTCGTCGAGCGCGACGCCACCGACGCGGTCGGCATCGTGCTCTGGGCCCGAGGCGATGAGCCGCGCGTCTGTCTCCGCAGCGCGCTGCGCCCACCGCTCGCCTTCCGCGCCGAGTATGCGCTCCCCCTCGACGACGTCGAAGGGCCGGTGCTCTGGGAGATCCCGGCCGGGCTGGTCGAGCCCTCGGAGCGCGGTGAAGAGGGCTTGCGATCGTGTGCCGCGCGAGAGACGCTCGAGGAGGTCGGGCTCACGCTCGCGCCCGGGGACTTCACGCGGCTCGGTCCGGGGGTGACGCTCAGCCCGGGCGTGCTCGCGGAGAAGCTGCACTTCTTCGTGGCCGAGGTCGACCCGTCGACGCGGGGCACGCCCACCGAGGACGGTACGCCGGTCGAGGAGCGGGCCGAGGTGCGCTTCGTGACCCTGGACCACGCGCTCGCCGCCTGCCGTGATGGCCGCGTCGCCGATCTCAAGACCGAGACCGCCATCCGCCGCCTCCAGGACCACCTGCGCGAGGGGAGCCAGCCGTGAAGCGCAAGAACGGTCAGGGCGGCGTCCTGCTCATCTACAAGAAGTCCGCGTACCAGATCTACGTGCGTGAGCGGAAGAACGAGCGCATCAAGGAGCTCGTCCAGCGCGGCGATCGATCCGTGCAGGACATCTTGTCTGCGGATCGCGCGCACGTGGAGACCATCGACGAGGCTCGCAAGGCGGTCCGCGAGATCGGCGTGCGCGGCGTCTTCCGCTACCGGAGCGACGAGACGCTGGTGGAGGGCTTCGATCTCATCGTGACCATCGGCGGCGACGGCACCCTCCTCTGGGCGTCGCACCGCGTACCCCCGGGCATCCCCGTGCTCGCCATCAACAGCGCGCCCGAGCACAGCGTCGGCCACTTCTGCGGCGGGCGGAAGGGCAGGGTCCAGAGCGCGATCGTCGCCGCGCTCGAGGGGCGGCTGCGCCGCACGCACCTCACGCGCATGCAGGTGGAGCTGGACGGGGTCGTCATCCACAAGCGCGTGCTGAACGACGCGCTCTTCTGTCACAAGAGCCCCGCGGCCACGACGCGCTACCTGATCGACGTCGACGGAGTCAGCGAGGAGCACAAGTCGAGCGGCCTCTGGGTCGGGCCGGCCGCGGGCTCCACCGCCGCGCAGCGCTCGGCGGGCGGGCGCGTGTTGCCGCCGGGCTCGCGCAAGCTCCAGTACATCGTCCGTGAGCCCTACGTGCCGCCCGACGGGCACTACCGCTTCTGTCGCGGGACCATCAAGAACGGCGACGCGCTGCGCGTCTACAGCAAGGTGCGCGAGGGCCGCATCTTCATCGACGGCCCGCACGTCGTGCACGAGGTCACCATCGGCCGCGAGCTGGTCTTCCGCCGCAGCCCGGAGTCGCTGACCCTCCTGGCCTTCCCGCGGGCCCAGCGGTGAGGCGCGCCTTCGCGTTCCTCTTCTTGATCGCCTGCGGGCCGGACCCCGCGCCTGCGCCCATCGAGCCGACGCCGCCGCCCACGCGCTCGGCCGCCCAGGACCGCGCGCTGCGTCACATGGCGATCGACGTCGCGGAGGCGCAGCTGTGCGGGCTCTTGCTCGACCGCTTCGTGCCGCTCCCCGAGGACCGCCCCGAGCGCCCGCGCGATCGCCTGCCGCTCGTCGAGGGGCGGCTCTGGCTGAGCGAGTGTCACGCGGAGCGTCGGGGAGACGCGCTCGCCCTCCACCTCGCGGGGCGCGGCTGGCAGCGCGTGGAGCGGAGCGCGGCCGGACCGCTCGGGAGCTCCTTCTCGGTGCGCGGCGTCGTGCGCCTCGAGGCGACCCTGGACCTCGAGGCCGAGCTCGACCTCGGCTACGACGAGCGCACCCACCGCGCGAGCGTGACCCTCACCCCGCGGACCACGCCGCGCGCGCGGGTGACCCCCATCGGCTCGGTGCCCGTGTCGGCCGACGGAGGCTGGTCGAGCGTCGTCGGCGGTCTCGGCGGGCTGCTCGGCACCTCGCCCGAGGCGCGCGCCCGCCCCATGCTCGAGGCGCAGGCCGCGATCACGGTGGAGCGCGAGCTGGCCCGCGGCGCGACGCTCCAGCTCGACCTCTGCACCGGGCAGCTGCACGCGACGCTGGGCGCGCTCGGCGACGGAGAGGCCGTGCCCGCGCCGCCCTACGCGGACGACGAGGTCCGCTTCCGCGACAACCTGCGGGTGCGCCTGCGCGACGGCGCCTTCGATCTCAGCGGACCGTTCGACGGACCGATCCACGTGGACCTCGAGGTGGAGTCGGGCGAAGGCGTCAACGCGGCGATCCTCTGCGGACCCGAGGCCGCCCTCACCGCGTCGGCGTTCCTGAGCTCGGGTGAGACGCCGTACCCCGCGCACCCCGAGCGCTCGCTTTCGGTCCGCCGCGGCGCGCCCGCCACGCTGACCCTCCCGGAGGGCTGCCCCCGCGCGCACCTCTACGTCAGCGCCGTCGACCGGCGGACGCCGACCACGTTCCGCTACCGGGTGCGCGACGACGCCGAGGTCGAGCCCCTGGTCCGCTGCCGCTGACCGCGCCGGAACGACAGCCAGATCAGCGAGAGCAGCCACGCCCCGCAGAAGGGCGTGACCCAGTCGCCGATCGAGACCCACGGCGTCGCGCCCTCGAGGATCCGGACGTCGGCGACGAACGACGCCTGCACGAACGAGTCGGTCCGCGCGAGATCCTCGCCCGTCGCCGCGGTGTGGCCGCTGACCCCCGTGTTGACCGCGCGGACGAGATCGCGCCGCGTCTCGATCGCGCGCAGCCGGGCGTTCATGTGGTGCAGGTGCGGCGCGGTCGTGTCGCCGAACCAGGCGTTGTTGGTCACGTTCGCCCAGAAGTCCGGGGCCGCGTGCGCCTGCTCGCGCACGTGGTCGGCCAGGAGATCCTCGTAGCAGTTGAGCACGCCCACCCGCGCCCCCGCGACCTCGACGATCTGCGCGCCCTCTCCCGGCGTCAGCCCCCTCGGGAAGACCTGGAGCCAGGGGACGACGTCCCAGAGCGGGGTGTACTCGCCGAACGCCAGGAGCCGCACCTTGTCGGCGATGCCCGTGACCTCCCCGCCGCGCGCGACCGCGATCGCCGAGTTGTAGCGGTCGCCCGTGCCCAGCGTGAAGGTGCCCGCCAGTCGGCCCTCCGCGTCGCTCGCCGCGGCGGTGAACGGCGCGCCGTCGGTCGTCAGCACGCCGACGATCAGCGGGCCGCGGACTCCGTCCGAGAGCAGCCCGAGCGGGCCGCCGCGCTCGCGGCGCGCGCCGCGGTGGACGGGGAACGGGTAGCTGCTCTCCGGCCAGACCACGAGCGACGCCCCGTCAGCCTCGAGCGCCGCCGTCATCGCGCGCAGCTGCCGCAGGTGGTCGACGTGCTGCCGCGGGTCGTGCTTGTCGTGGATGCCGACGTTGGGCTGCACGATCCCCACCGCGATCGCGGGCGCCGTCTCGCGCTGGTGAGCGACCTGGTGCATGCGCAGCGCGCCATACGAGGGCGGCCCGGCGAGCGCGATCGCCGCGACGACGAGCGGAGCGCGCCTCGACGTGCGCAGCCCGGTGACGATCCCGCAGCCGACGAAGGCCACGAGCCCGTCGAGGAGCGGCAGCCCGCCCAGCTCCGCCACCTGCGCGTAGGGCAGGAAGCCGAGCTGGCTGAGCCCGTAGCGCCACGGGAAGATCGCGGGCGCGAGGGTGTGCGCGACCACCAGCGCCAGCGGCAGGACGATCCAGCCGGGGAGCCCACGGCGGATCAGGGTCACGGTCACCCCGCCCGCCGTCACCCAACCGAGCGACTGGCCCACCCAGAGGAGCGCGCCGGTGGGCAGCGCGGCCACGAGCGGGAAGCGGCCGAACTCCATCAGCAGCTCCACCACCCAGTACATGGAGTAGAGGTTCGCGACGCCGCCCGTCAGGAGGCCCAGCCCGAGCGAGGACCGAAGCGAGACGGCCGCGCCAGGGCTCGGCTCGATGGCCAGCAAGAGAGCGGCCGGGGCGAGCATCGTCACGAGCGACAGCTCGGTCGGCGCGCCGCCGAGCCCGATGGCGACGCCGCCGAACGCGGCGAGCAGCGCGCGCCTCACCTCAACCCCGGAGGAGGATCGCGCCCGGCTTCATCTCGAAGGTGGCGGGGAGGGCGCCCGGCGCCTCTCCGTCCACGTCGAGCAGGACGCGCTCGTGCGGCACCACGGGCTCGGCCCTCACGCGGCGCGCGCGGGTGAAGCTCACGCCGGGGCGCCCGAGGTGCCGCCCCAGGTAGACGTCGGCGCTCATCGCGAGCGACTCGCGAGCCGTCAGCTCGAGCATGACCACGTCGAACTCGCCGTCGTCGATCTCCGCGCGCGGCGCGATCTCCATGCCGCCGCCGAAGTACCGCCCGTTGGCCACCGCGAGGTTGAGGATCTCCACGACCTGCGGCGCGTCGTCGTCGAGGGTGACCCGCACCTTCTGGTTCCGATAGCCGACCATCGCGCGCAGCGTGCCGAGCAGGAACGCGGGCGTGCCCCCCATCCACTTGGGGCTCTCGTTGACGACGCGGTCCACGCGCCCCGAGAGGCCGAAGCTCGCGATGTTCAGGAACGCGCGCGAGCGGCGCTGGCCGTCGTCGTCCACGAAGGTCAGCCACCCCACGTCGACCTTGCGAGGGCGCGCCCAGCACATGCGCGTGACCATGGGCTCGACGCGCTTGCTGACCCCGAGCGTGCGCCGGAAGTCGCCGCCCGTGCCGCAGGGGAGGGGGCCGAGCCACGCGCCCTCGGCGACGGGCGCGCCGTCCTCGTCGAAGAAGCCGTTCACGGCCTCGTTGAGCGTCCCGTCGCCGCCCACCACGGCCACGCCCGCGGTCCCCGCCGCGAGGGCCTCCCGCACGATGCGCGTGGCGTCGCCCGGGCCGCTCGTCAGGGCGACGTCGAAGCGGGCGCCGGCCGCCTCGAGCGCGCGCCGGAGCTCGGGGAGGCGTCGCTCCGCCGTCCCCGCGCCCGCCCGCGGGTTGACCACCAGTAGGAAAGCGTCGTCCATGCGGGGCGCACCATATCGCGAAACGCGCGCCTTTTCCCTCGCTCGCGGTACCCTCGCCGCGCATGGAATCGGCGGCGCCACTGTCTCGTGCTCGGCTCTGGCGAGCGCAGGCCCTCATCGGGGCCGCGCCGGTCCTCGTCTGGGCTGGTCTCCACCTCTGGGAGCAGTGGGCGTCGTTCGCCGGGCGCTCCGCCTACGCCGCGCGCGTGGCCGCCACGAGCCACGGCGCCGCGGCGATCGCGACCGAGCTGCTCCTCGCGATCGCGCCCGCGCTGGCCTGGATCGGGCTGGAGCTTCACCTGCGCCGCGGCGAGGAGCCGCCCGCGCTCGTCGGCGCGATGGCGGAGGAGCCCGAGACGGCGCGCCGCCTCGGCCTGCTCGTGAAGGCCGGGAGCTGGCTCTTCTTCGCGTGGCTGCTCTTCCACGTGGGCTGGCTCTGGTGGCCCAAGCTCGTCGAGGGCTCCGATCCGATCCGGAGCTGGATCCAGCTCCGCGCCGGCATGGGCGCCTGGGCGATCGCCATCCCCAACGCGATCGGCCTCACCGCCTTCGGCTTGCACGTCTGGGGCGCGGTCCCGAGGGCGCTCGTGGCCTTCGGGCTCGGCGCCGAGCCGTCCACCCGCCGCACGACGCGGCTCTGCGCGGGCCTCGTCGCCGTCGCGTTCGTCGTCCTCTACGCCCAGCTCGCGGGCTGGCACGCGGCGGGCGCGGGCACCCTCTGGAGCTTGGAGTAACCTACCGCCGTGGGACGCGTCTGGGCCATCGCCATCAACACGTTCCGCGAAGCGGTGCGCGACAAAGTGCTGTACGGCGTGCTGGGCTTCGCCTGCGCCATCCTCCTGTTCACGCTCGCCCTCGCGGAGCTCTCGCTCCACCAGCAGCGCCGGGTGGTGCTCGACGTGGGCATCGCGTCGATCTCGCTCTTCAGCGTGGTCATCGCGATCTTCCTCGGCAGCTCGCTCCTCTACAAGGAGATCGAGCGCAAGACCCTCTACGTCATCTTGCCCAAGCCGATCCATCGGTGGCAGTTCCTGCTCGGCAAGTACGTCGGCATCGTCGTCACGGCCGCCGTCTTCATCGCCATCATGGGGGGCATCCAGCTCTGGGTGACCTCCGTGCAGGCCGAGGTGCCGATCTGGATGGTCACCGCGCTCCCGCTGGTCGGGCTCGCCGTCCTCGGAGGCGCGATGTGGCGGGCGCGCGACCGGACCGCGGTCCTGGTCCCCTGGTCGTTCGCCTGGCTGGCCGCCTCGGCGGCGGTGTGCGCGACCACCGACGTCGACATCGCGACCATCGGCGCGGCGCTCCTGCTCATCGCGGGCGAGGTCCTCGTGCTCACCGCGGTGGCGCTCCTCTTCTCGAGCTTCTCCACGCCCTTCCTCACCGGCGCGCTCACGCTCGGCGTGTGGCTGGTGGGGCGCTCGGCGGACGAGATGCTCGGGATGCGCTCGAACACCCTCGGCGAAGGGGTCAAGACGTTCCTCGCCGGGCTCGGTCGCGTCGTGCCGAACTTCCACCTCTTCTACCCGGGGCGGAGCGCGCTGACGGGGGAGACCGAGCTGCCGGGCGGGCTCCTGGCCTACCTCGGCACCACGATGGGCTACGGCGTCGCCTACGCCGCGGTGCTCCTCATCGCGGCGATGCTGATCTTCCGTCGGCGAGACTTCCTCTGATGCGGCTCTCGGCGCGCCTGCTGGTGGCGGTCGGCGTGCTGCTCGCGGTGCTCGCGGTGCGCATCGTCGGCGCCTCGAACGCCGAGCTCGCCCGGGGGGACGAGCTGCGGGCCCGCGACGACGTGGACGCGGCGATCCTCGCCTA
This portion of the Sandaracinaceae bacterium genome encodes:
- a CDS encoding DUF4215 domain-containing protein is translated as MPSVCTTTCGDGVVAGTEACDDGDTMGGDGCSATCTVESGYMCTGTMPSVCDEVCGDAMVVGSETCDGAVGITDCATDCPATTMGTVSCSPTTCTFDCSMCM
- a CDS encoding SRPBCC family protein, producing MTILAKRRVTEVVLRLSLVFTLLFSSLASAQESRPAHDALEAPLRGLSRADLRHVEPLLDQRIFGLVEQREGELLPGIHLAARVHAPASEVAALLSEPTRYPELMPALSAVTMREATGQTRGFSWRWRTSVFTLGGDAMITVYRPRPGQERRGFRIVIERTEGDLGHGREVWRVLPRGPGESLLLLSTRMDIRGANPVTRQLQNAALSRSINLAMSFGMLLRVQEAAEDAAGWAAPALGEGIHRPALDVDVFEPMLRRGDVLLVEARGAEMRQAAVLTRYNRTEAQVREIMLNPVAFAQALIQGSSATIREQTEEGTCFDWRVDLPIIGTGGAMVLRETEARLVELEATGGALEGGRWQFETTRLPSGATGVLGWASFDVGTASFLLRAIVDADESFRTGLSAATQIMFARALRIRLRHVPPTGIHRHMQ
- the fsa gene encoding fructose-6-phosphate aldolase, producing the protein MKIFIDTADVAEIKDAVAMGVIDGVTTNPSLVAKEGRSYEAVVKEICEIVDGPISAEVIATDTDGILSEGRAIAAWHPNVVVKVPLIPDGLKAVRVFTEEGIKTNVTLCFSASQGMLAAKAGATYISPFLGRIDDISWDGMELIGQLRQIYDNYGFDTEILAASIRHPKHVVDCALLGADVGTMPHKVILQLAKHPLTDIGLEKFLQDAAKIPKS
- a CDS encoding NUDIX domain-containing protein; the protein is MSEDVDLLGPTPTVDVEVVEDHTLGEGGFLRLRRLTLQNRWPDGHRSAPYRYDLVERDATDAVGIVLWARGDEPRVCLRSALRPPLAFRAEYALPLDDVEGPVLWEIPAGLVEPSERGEEGLRSCAARETLEEVGLTLAPGDFTRLGPGVTLSPGVLAEKLHFFVAEVDPSTRGTPTEDGTPVEERAEVRFVTLDHALAACRDGRVADLKTETAIRRLQDHLREGSQP
- a CDS encoding NAD(+)/NADH kinase codes for the protein MKRKNGQGGVLLIYKKSAYQIYVRERKNERIKELVQRGDRSVQDILSADRAHVETIDEARKAVREIGVRGVFRYRSDETLVEGFDLIVTIGGDGTLLWASHRVPPGIPVLAINSAPEHSVGHFCGGRKGRVQSAIVAALEGRLRRTHLTRMQVELDGVVIHKRVLNDALFCHKSPAATTRYLIDVDGVSEEHKSSGLWVGPAAGSTAAQRSAGGRVLPPGSRKLQYIVREPYVPPDGHYRFCRGTIKNGDALRVYSKVREGRIFIDGPHVVHEVTIGRELVFRRSPESLTLLAFPRAQR
- the lnt gene encoding apolipoprotein N-acyltransferase, which produces MRRALLAAFGGVAIGLGGAPTELSLVTMLAPAALLLAIEPSPGAAVSLRSSLGLGLLTGGVANLYSMYWVVELLMEFGRFPLVAALPTGALLWVGQSLGWVTAGGVTVTLIRRGLPGWIVLPLALVVAHTLAPAIFPWRYGLSQLGFLPYAQVAELGGLPLLDGLVAFVGCGIVTGLRTSRRAPLVVAAIALAGPPSYGALRMHQVAHQRETAPAIAVGIVQPNVGIHDKHDPRQHVDHLRQLRAMTAALEADGASLVVWPESSYPFPVHRGARRERGGPLGLLSDGVRGPLIVGVLTTDGAPFTAAASDAEGRLAGTFTLGTGDRYNSAIAVARGGEVTGIADKVRLLAFGEYTPLWDVVPWLQVFPRGLTPGEGAQIVEVAGARVGVLNCYEDLLADHVREQAHAAPDFWANVTNNAWFGDTTAPHLHHMNARLRAIETRRDLVRAVNTGVSGHTAATGEDLARTDSFVQASFVADVRILEGATPWVSIGDWVTPFCGAWLLSLIWLSFRRGQRQRTRGSTSASSRTR
- a CDS encoding diacylglycerol kinase family lipid kinase; protein product: MDDAFLLVVNPRAGAGTAERRLPELRRALEAAGARFDVALTSGPGDATRIVREALAAGTAGVAVVGGDGTLNEAVNGFFDEDGAPVAEGAWLGPLPCGTGGDFRRTLGVSKRVEPMVTRMCWARPRKVDVGWLTFVDDDGQRRSRAFLNIASFGLSGRVDRVVNESPKWMGGTPAFLLGTLRAMVGYRNQKVRVTLDDDAPQVVEILNLAVANGRYFGGGMEIAPRAEIDDGEFDVVMLELTARESLAMSADVYLGRHLGRPGVSFTRARRVRAEPVVPHERVLLDVDGEAPGALPATFEMKPGAILLRG
- a CDS encoding ABC transporter permease translates to MGRVWAIAINTFREAVRDKVLYGVLGFACAILLFTLALAELSLHQQRRVVLDVGIASISLFSVVIAIFLGSSLLYKEIERKTLYVILPKPIHRWQFLLGKYVGIVVTAAVFIAIMGGIQLWVTSVQAEVPIWMVTALPLVGLAVLGGAMWRARDRTAVLVPWSFAWLAASAAVCATTDVDIATIGAALLLIAGEVLVLTAVALLFSSFSTPFLTGALTLGVWLVGRSADEMLGMRSNTLGEGVKTFLAGLGRVVPNFHLFYPGRSALTGETELPGGLLAYLGTTMGYGVAYAAVLLIAAMLIFRRRDFL